Proteins encoded within one genomic window of Cucumis sativus cultivar 9930 chromosome 3, Cucumber_9930_V3, whole genome shotgun sequence:
- the LOC101211528 gene encoding uncharacterized protein At3g28850, giving the protein MGCVSSKPNRCRHCRRPYSPISRSYSMQVHHPPQAKGDSYHVVALTSSTLGSLELGINGHGGGGGGGGDGDGGGYHHHQSQRSNSYKTIEDFKTGLAEAKTWSNIITEKIPKTTSKTPIRTPPGEPETINAWELMEGLEDVSPLRSPSGFRSLSFDFGNRTVVDPFLNRSPEPISKANGNNSSQKPLWLQLKEEEEDAEIEDENPNSDSMASDFDPEVISSFRKSLQQLSPDHPFHLRPVENPKHQQPPSAIVDPKKFYSWPGEKKRDKVILYFTSLRGIRKTYEDCCHVRAILRAIRVRVDERDVSMHSGFKEELKQLLMEDQNKNSGGNLPRVFIGRKQLGDAEEIRRLHEDGQLEKLLECCEKIENGDGVCEGCGDIRFVPCETCCGSCKVFYEEEDYEEEVEEEEEEDGYGFQRCLDCNENGLVRCPICCH; this is encoded by the coding sequence ATGGGATGTGTAAGCTCTAAACCAAATCGATGCCGTCATTGCCGGCGGCCATATTCGCCGATTTCTCGAAGCTACTCTATGCAAGTTCATCATCCACCACAAGCCAAAGGTGATAGTTATCACGTCGTTGCCTTAACCTCCTCTACATTAGGTTCGTTGGAGCTCGGAATCAATGGCCACGGTGGGGGTGGGGGTGGAGGTGGGGATGGTGATGGTGGGGGTTATCATCACCATCAATCACAGAGAAGTAATAGTTACAAGACGATTGAGGATTTCAAAACAGGATTAGCCGAAGCGAAGACATGGTCGAACATTATCACAGAGAAAATCCCTAAAACAACATCGAAAACTCCGATCAGAACGCCGCCGGGGGAGCCGGAGACGATCAACGCATGGGAGCTCATGGAAGGGCTTGAGGATGTTAGCCCTCTCAGGTCTCCGAGCGGATTTCGAAGCCTCTCGTTCGATTTCGGTAACCGTACGGTTGTCGATCCCTTTCTAAATCGATCGCCCGAGCCGATTTCGAAAGCAAATGGTAACAATTCATCTCAGAAACCTCTCTGGCttcaattaaaagaagaagaagaagacgctgaaattgaagatgaaaatCCAAACTCCGATTCAATGGCTTCCGATTTCGACCCGGAAGTAATTTCATCGTTTCGAAAATCTCTTCAACAGCTCTCCCCGGACCACCCATTTCACCTCCGCCCGGTAGAAAATCCAAAGCACCAACAGCCACCGTCAGCCATCGTGGATCCAAAGAAATTCTACAGTTGGCCAGGGGAGAAGAAAAGGGATAAGGTTATTCTATACTTTACAAGCTTGAGAGGGATTCGTAAGACATATGAAGATTGTTGCCATGTTAGAGCAATTCTAAGAGCTATTAGAGTTCGTGTAGATGAAAGAGATGTGTCAATGCATAGTGGGTTTAAAGAAGAGCTAAAGCAGCTATTAATGGAAGATCAGAACAAAAATAGTGGAGGGAATTTACCCAGAGTGTTCATTGGGAGGAAGCAACTCGGTGATGCTGAAGAAATTAGGAGGTTACATGAAGATGGGCAGCTAGAGAAATTGCTTGAATGTTGcgagaaaattgaaaatggtgATGGTGTCTGTGAAGGTTGTGGGGATATAAGATTTGTGCCATGTGAGACGTGTTGTGGAAGCTGTAAAGTGTtttatgaagaagaagattacgaagaagaagttgaagaagaagaagaagaagatgggtATGGTTTTCAAAGATGTCTTGATTGCAATGAAAACGGGCTTGTAAGATGCCCAATCTGCTGCCATTAA